One genomic segment of Desulfocapsa sulfexigens DSM 10523 includes these proteins:
- a CDS encoding VCBS domain-containing protein, which translates to MSSENNPVSSSSSPIGNSTENTQQDWMDLDQQGVAGETLKAKKWTTQRRLVDDASYQGNIHTGTEATTELNKSDTLSGDALNYQSIANEGKETQDNNGPEEFSDESQRGLSPDMDSLNRTDTPSATSAAYEHTTEAESLVTSSGSDTLKFEEHIDEAKSHGRTATENKSTTRLAQPAATETPPEDLPLENSSQERNTATVSELQQKSEISDAVDPSTQTPTTAPGSAPEPVPDHEIITESSASAPILTTADAIGVEDTMIAIDISSQLTDTDGSESLAITIGGVPEGAFLSAGTSLGNGEWQLTPDQLENLSLTPPANSDEDFSLTVTATSTESHGGQQNSRSEIIDFFIEAVPDTPELTTVAATGTEDTAITLDISTALTELDGSEILSAITLSGLPEGSIVSAGTQNIDGSWSVAQDDLEGLQLTPPKDYSDNFEINLSVTATDSNGSTSTSTAVLPVTITAAPDEAVISGSGAILAEDTLQTASGQLTVVDPDADEAHFTAETIEGTYGFLDVATDGSWTYNLNNDADTVQQLGTGDTVTDTLTVTSADGSTHDLVMTITGTNDAISVVSDSNTAPNTIMENAADGTEIHLSGLATDADGDAILYTLVDDQGNEITNGPFSINRESGVVTLQDRSLIDYETESSHTLHIQASSADGTSSTSDFQVQIEDVDIIKTTDLGGDVNGTAVTFTVTGDHYDPKNIQDVGAGSPHYRIRVNGEPLEIDGQNTFSVEANRGHIEDNHVVRDGNDVELVTFRVPQGTDVDSVSIEFINDAYDTSSDRDGDGITTEDRNLVVKELNIGGTVNDDGSIDGGTTLQAEDIEVSQYIASNGADVSGREVMPWQGSMTFYPDGVPQEAPILVDDNANISEDSAVVLTGNILSNDTDANNGSNFSVTGLSGVTVLQDNFDDGNADGWVEISSNGADTDRWQVVDGAIGEKSNSAKGIMAHDMGDSADSTNYEVSVDIHANAGDTYNNNVGLTFGYEDNANYYMIKWDDYSDNYSESSTHKDFQLIKVEDGHQTIIDQIDHAELPSDFTLSVNVSNDSGISISVDGEEKLRAADEHPAINTIGLNTGDNDSGISYDNVSVINNDIPIEDTTSIDGTYGTLTLNQDGSYSYELNDANNDVQMLHDGEQLTETFAVNVLENHSGEAGTETLNITINGSNDGPVAINDSTVSELATVFQDDFNDGNTDGWTEISYNDADTGNWQAVDGAIGERSNSARGIMAHNMGDDAESTNFEVSVDVHANSGQTGNNNVGITFGYEDNSNYYMVKWDDYSENYSESSTHKDFQLIKVENGHQTIIDQIDQADLPSDFNLSVNVSDDNGIAIMVDGKEMLTAVDEHPAINTIGLNTDDNDGGISYDNVSVKVASDQTIVTDEDSSIVVTADSLLANDTDVEGDTLSISAVSENVLDVDGNIVGTASQDDSGNIVFTPGDALDALAEGESTNVNFTYTVSDGQGGTDTATATITVTGKDNDLTYVSESAGYKNVVGMYETDDQGNPVSGTVIIDDQNGMAGGTHLADLEPGNYEFFIIANGANEVDTESSISFDTSGDKPILLIDGEPAAHPVYFTEPGFNPDGKDHFHFESDGEGGTFIKIEDLPDLGDADFEDVVLHTNFEMDDRTASGELSDGDQAANSVVENTAPEAIADIADIKAFELPEGGSIVSTESNTIVVKGEIVTEGDTGSSVDQWTFHHGGGPLTIDTLSESGTNFTDIDGDGAKNHIDTMMRLYDEDGNQVAMNDDSSMQTGDGSTNDYFSHIQDSYIQVDDLPPGNYSLAIGSWELTQDEVANGHNDNSDQNIRYDHAQDTGPYQITLTGDVSFSEESPLATDEDTGLTINADTLLANDSDVDGDSLSIVAVGTPVDADGKVVGTTELVTENGEQQIRFVPGAQLDSLETGESSSVSFSYTIDDGQGGTDTATATITVAGTDNDLTYVSESAGYKNVVGMYETDDQGNPVSGTVIIDDQNGMAGGTHLADLEPGNHEFFIIANGANEVDAESSISFDTSGNKPILLIDGEPATHPVYFTEPGFNPDGKDHFHFESDGEGGTFIKIEDLPDLGDADFEDVVLHTNFAMDDRTIVEESILDEQLNNSIATGIATAGFDTSITDTEANGIHSEAMEDLSLNMPFLTLPGDAEGSEQAAEPQETAIVTQDTVLQADTPVSESFTEDSQQSLNPPTDDDLALSLPSISLNDLFDEPADNNYDPAVTTENETSAVSNTDENTNPANEAATDTTDETSTTEAVGQEPQEELVDDATDLHSIAGSEVEETELNTDNLHIDLASDTESESSTNSEDESSSLDRFAATSANASEDNDNSPLDNFSACSQSEETSEFSSVEEIDTIDDNATDQVDDAGLNDVNAIQEDLSQEAEQVDANGAC; encoded by the coding sequence ATGTCTTCAGAGAACAATCCAGTTAGCTCTTCTTCCAGCCCCATTGGCAATTCAACAGAGAATACTCAACAGGACTGGATGGATCTTGACCAGCAGGGAGTAGCAGGAGAAACCCTTAAGGCAAAGAAATGGACGACCCAGCGACGCCTTGTCGACGATGCATCCTATCAAGGCAACATTCATACAGGAACTGAAGCGACTACTGAGCTGAATAAAAGCGACACTCTCTCCGGGGATGCCCTGAACTATCAGTCAATTGCTAATGAAGGTAAAGAGACACAGGACAACAACGGCCCAGAGGAATTTTCAGACGAATCCCAACGGGGCTTATCACCCGACATGGATTCCCTGAACAGAACCGACACACCATCGGCCACATCTGCAGCATACGAACATACGACTGAAGCTGAAAGTCTTGTTACATCCAGCGGAAGTGACACACTGAAATTTGAAGAACATATTGATGAAGCCAAATCACATGGACGCACTGCGACTGAAAACAAATCTACAACACGATTGGCCCAGCCTGCAGCAACAGAAACGCCTCCGGAAGATCTCCCCCTGGAGAATAGCAGTCAGGAAAGGAACACAGCCACCGTATCGGAGTTACAGCAGAAATCAGAGATTAGTGACGCTGTTGATCCCTCCACACAAACACCCACCACAGCTCCTGGATCTGCCCCTGAACCTGTACCTGACCATGAAATAATCACAGAAAGTAGTGCATCCGCGCCTATTTTGACCACAGCTGATGCTATCGGTGTCGAAGATACAATGATAGCAATTGATATTTCAAGTCAGCTTACAGACACCGACGGTTCAGAATCCCTTGCTATCACCATAGGCGGTGTTCCTGAAGGAGCATTCCTTTCAGCCGGTACAAGCCTTGGTAATGGAGAATGGCAGCTCACTCCGGATCAGCTCGAAAATCTCAGCCTGACACCACCTGCCAATAGCGACGAAGACTTCAGTCTTACGGTCACCGCAACCAGCACAGAAAGCCATGGCGGTCAGCAAAACTCCAGATCTGAAATCATCGATTTTTTTATAGAAGCTGTTCCCGACACGCCAGAGCTAACAACTGTCGCCGCAACCGGCACAGAAGACACGGCAATTACCCTCGACATCAGCACTGCTCTCACCGAGCTTGATGGTTCAGAAATACTCTCAGCAATCACACTATCAGGCCTTCCTGAAGGTTCCATTGTATCCGCCGGAACACAAAACATTGATGGTTCCTGGAGTGTTGCACAAGACGACCTTGAAGGACTACAGCTCACTCCACCAAAAGATTATTCCGACAATTTTGAAATCAATTTGTCGGTCACGGCAACCGATTCCAATGGTTCCACTTCAACCAGCACTGCAGTCCTTCCAGTCACTATCACAGCAGCGCCCGACGAAGCAGTTATCAGTGGTAGTGGAGCTATACTTGCCGAAGATACCCTTCAAACAGCGTCAGGTCAGTTGACTGTTGTTGATCCCGACGCAGATGAGGCCCACTTTACCGCTGAAACGATTGAAGGAACATACGGTTTTCTTGACGTTGCGACAGACGGATCGTGGACATACAATCTCAACAACGACGCTGACACAGTGCAGCAGCTCGGTACTGGTGATACTGTTACCGATACCCTCACGGTAACTTCTGCTGATGGCAGTACCCATGATCTGGTCATGACCATAACCGGTACAAATGACGCCATTAGCGTAGTGTCAGATAGCAACACAGCACCAAACACTATTATGGAGAATGCCGCAGACGGCACAGAAATCCACCTCTCTGGACTGGCAACCGATGCAGATGGAGACGCCATACTCTATACACTCGTAGATGATCAAGGAAATGAAATCACCAATGGTCCATTTAGTATTAATAGAGAAAGTGGCGTTGTTACTCTTCAGGATCGTAGCCTGATAGACTACGAAACTGAAAGCAGTCACACCCTGCATATCCAGGCAAGCAGTGCAGACGGCACCTCGAGCACCAGTGATTTCCAGGTACAGATTGAAGATGTTGACATTATCAAAACAACCGATCTTGGTGGTGATGTAAATGGCACTGCTGTTACCTTTACAGTAACAGGAGATCATTACGACCCAAAAAACATTCAAGATGTAGGTGCCGGATCCCCCCACTACCGTATCAGGGTCAACGGCGAACCTCTGGAAATTGACGGCCAGAACACTTTTTCAGTTGAAGCCAACCGTGGCCATATTGAAGATAACCATGTTGTCCGAGACGGAAATGATGTGGAACTGGTGACTTTCAGGGTACCCCAAGGAACTGATGTCGATTCTGTTTCAATTGAATTCATTAACGATGCCTATGATACCTCCAGTGACAGGGATGGTGACGGAATCACCACCGAAGATCGAAACCTTGTAGTAAAAGAGTTGAATATCGGAGGCACTGTCAACGATGACGGAAGTATTGACGGAGGCACGACCTTGCAGGCTGAGGATATCGAAGTGTCCCAATACATTGCCAGTAATGGTGCTGACGTCTCTGGACGCGAAGTTATGCCATGGCAGGGAAGCATGACCTTTTATCCGGATGGTGTGCCACAGGAAGCACCCATATTGGTCGATGATAACGCAAATATTTCAGAAGACAGTGCTGTAGTTCTTACAGGCAATATTTTATCCAATGATACCGATGCAAACAACGGGAGCAACTTCAGTGTGACTGGATTATCTGGAGTCACTGTTCTCCAGGATAATTTCGATGATGGCAATGCTGATGGCTGGGTAGAAATCAGTTCCAATGGCGCTGATACTGATAGATGGCAGGTAGTTGACGGGGCTATTGGTGAAAAAAGCAACTCAGCAAAGGGAATCATGGCCCATGACATGGGGGATTCTGCCGACAGCACCAATTACGAGGTATCAGTTGATATACATGCCAATGCCGGGGATACGTACAATAACAATGTTGGCCTTACCTTTGGTTATGAAGACAATGCCAATTATTACATGATTAAATGGGATGACTACTCCGACAACTATTCAGAAAGCAGCACCCACAAAGATTTTCAGCTGATCAAAGTTGAGGATGGCCACCAAACAATAATTGACCAGATAGATCACGCCGAATTACCCAGTGATTTCACATTATCAGTCAATGTATCCAACGATAGCGGCATATCAATATCTGTTGACGGTGAAGAAAAACTCAGAGCTGCAGATGAACATCCAGCCATCAACACAATTGGCCTCAATACTGGCGATAACGATAGCGGTATCAGTTATGACAATGTATCGGTTATTAATAATGATATTCCAATAGAAGATACAACATCTATTGACGGTACCTATGGTACATTAACCCTTAACCAGGATGGCAGTTATTCTTACGAACTCAATGATGCCAATAACGATGTACAAATGCTTCATGATGGTGAACAGCTCACAGAGACCTTCGCTGTCAATGTCCTTGAAAACCACTCAGGAGAAGCAGGAACTGAAACACTGAACATTACCATTAATGGAAGCAATGACGGCCCCGTTGCAATAAACGACAGTACAGTATCAGAACTCGCAACAGTCTTCCAGGATGATTTTAACGATGGCAATACTGATGGCTGGACTGAGATTAGTTACAACGACGCTGATACTGGCAATTGGCAAGCTGTTGATGGTGCTATTGGCGAAAGAAGTAATTCCGCAAGAGGAATCATGGCCCATAACATGGGTGATGATGCAGAAAGCACCAATTTTGAAGTTTCGGTGGACGTTCATGCCAACTCTGGACAAACTGGAAATAATAATGTTGGAATTACATTTGGATATGAAGACAACAGTAATTACTACATGGTCAAGTGGGATGATTACTCCGAAAACTACTCAGAAAGCAGTACCCATAAAGATTTCCAGTTAATCAAAGTTGAAAATGGCCACCAAACAATAATTGATCAAATAGATCAGGCAGATCTGCCCAGTGATTTCAACTTGTCAGTAAATGTGTCCGACGATAATGGTATAGCTATTATGGTTGATGGTAAAGAAATGCTGACAGCAGTAGATGAACATCCTGCTATTAACACGATCGGCCTTAACACTGACGACAATGACGGCGGCATCAGCTACGATAATGTCTCGGTTAAAGTAGCATCCGACCAGACAATTGTGACCGACGAAGATAGTTCCATTGTTGTCACTGCTGACAGTCTCCTTGCCAACGATACAGATGTTGAGGGAGACACTCTGTCCATTTCCGCTGTATCCGAAAATGTGCTTGATGTTGATGGCAATATTGTTGGCACCGCCTCCCAGGATGACAGTGGCAACATCGTATTCACCCCTGGTGATGCCCTTGATGCTCTTGCGGAAGGTGAGAGTACAAATGTCAACTTCACGTACACGGTCAGTGATGGCCAGGGTGGAACTGATACAGCCACCGCTACGATCACCGTCACAGGAAAAGATAACGACCTCACCTATGTTTCTGAATCAGCTGGCTATAAAAATGTCGTCGGAATGTATGAAACCGACGACCAGGGCAATCCTGTCAGTGGTACCGTGATAATCGACGATCAAAATGGCATGGCAGGTGGCACCCATCTTGCCGATCTGGAACCTGGCAATTATGAATTTTTCATTATAGCCAACGGTGCAAATGAGGTGGATACTGAGAGCAGTATCAGCTTTGATACCAGCGGAGATAAACCAATACTTTTGATTGATGGAGAACCCGCTGCCCACCCCGTCTATTTCACCGAACCAGGTTTTAACCCTGACGGCAAGGATCATTTTCATTTCGAATCAGACGGTGAAGGTGGCACCTTCATCAAGATAGAAGACTTACCCGACCTTGGGGATGCTGATTTTGAAGATGTGGTGCTTCACACCAACTTCGAGATGGATGACAGAACAGCCAGTGGCGAGCTTTCTGACGGTGATCAGGCAGCAAACAGTGTGGTGGAAAATACTGCTCCAGAGGCCATCGCTGACATAGCTGACATCAAAGCCTTTGAACTACCCGAAGGCGGCAGTATTGTCTCAACGGAAAGCAATACCATCGTGGTCAAAGGTGAAATTGTCACTGAAGGTGACACGGGGTCGAGTGTTGACCAGTGGACATTTCACCATGGCGGAGGACCATTGACCATCGATACCCTTTCGGAGAGTGGCACAAACTTCACTGACATTGACGGTGACGGTGCTAAGAACCACATCGACACCATGATGCGTCTCTATGACGAGGACGGGAACCAGGTCGCCATGAATGACGACAGCAGCATGCAGACCGGTGACGGTTCAACCAATGATTACTTCTCTCATATTCAGGACTCCTATATCCAGGTCGATGATCTGCCTCCCGGTAATTACTCTCTTGCCATCGGGTCCTGGGAGCTTACCCAGGATGAAGTAGCAAATGGCCATAACGACAACTCTGATCAGAATATACGCTATGACCATGCCCAGGATACCGGCCCCTATCAAATAACCCTCACAGGAGACGTATCCTTCTCAGAGGAAAGTCCTCTTGCCACTGATGAAGACACAGGACTCACCATCAACGCTGACACCCTTCTTGCTAATGATAGCGATGTTGATGGGGACAGCCTCAGTATCGTGGCAGTGGGTACACCGGTGGATGCAGACGGCAAGGTGGTGGGAACCACCGAACTTGTAACAGAAAACGGCGAACAGCAGATTCGCTTTGTACCGGGTGCTCAGCTCGATTCCCTTGAAACTGGAGAATCAAGCAGTGTCAGCTTCAGTTACACCATCGATGACGGCCAGGGGGGGACCGATACAGCCACTGCTACGATCACCGTTGCAGGAACAGATAACGACCTCACCTATGTTTCTGAATCAGCTGGCTATAAAAATGTCGTCGGAATGTATGAAACCGACGACCAAGGCAATCCTGTCAGTGGTACCGTGATAATCGACGATCAAAATGGCATGGCAGGTGGCACCCATCTTGCCGATCTGGAACCTGGAAATCATGAGTTTTTCATCATAGCCAACGGTGCAAATGAGGTGGATGCTGAAAGCAGCATCAGCTTTGATACCAGCGGAAACAAACCAATACTTTTGATTGATGGAGAACCCGCCACACACCCCGTCTATTTTACCGAACCTGGTTTTAACCCCGACGGCAAGGATCATTTTCATTTCGAATCAGATGGTGAAGGTGGTACCTTCATCAAAATAGAAGACTTACCCGACCTTGGGGATGCTGATTTTGAAGATGTGGTGCTTCACACCAACTTCGCGATGGATGACAGGACAATAGTAGAAGAATCCATACTTGACGAACAGTTAAATAATTCCATAGCAACAGGGATTGCCACAGCCGGATTTGATACTTCCATAACCGATACTGAAGCAAACGGCATCCATAGCGAAGCGATGGAAGATCTCTCTCTCAATATGCCATTCCTTACTCTGCCAGGTGACGCTGAAGGGAGCGAACAGGCGGCCGAACCCCAGGAAACAGCAATTGTAACGCAGGACACAGTTCTTCAGGCTGACACCCCTGTTTCAGAATCATTCACGGAAGACAGCCAACAGAGTTTGAATCCACCCACAGATGATGACCTGGCGCTTTCACTCCCCTCCATATCTCTCAATGATCTCTTTGACGAACCGGCTGACAACAATTACGATCCTGCAGTAACTACTGAAAACGAAACAAGCGCTGTTAGTAATACCGATGAGAATACGAATCCTGCAAATGAAGCAGCAACAGACACAACTGATGAGACATCGACTACCGAAGCTGTGGGTCAGGAACCTCAGGAAGAACTTGTAGATGATGCCACTGATTTACATAGTATTGCTGGCAGTGAGGTTGAAGAAACTGAATTAAATACCGATAACTTACATATAGATCTTGCGAGTGATACTGAATCCGAGTCGTCAACAAATTCAGAGGACGAAAGCAGCAGTCTTGATCGATTTGCAGCAACATCAGCCAATGCATCGGAAGATAACGATAACTCTCCTCTTGACAACTTCTCTGCCTGCAGTCAGTCCGAAGAAACATCAGAATTCTCATCGGTTGAAGAAATTGACACCATAGACGACAATGCCACAGACCAGGTAGACGATGCCGGGTTAAATGATGTTAATGCTATCCAGGAAGACCTTTCCCAAGAAGCGGAACAGGTTGACGCGAATGGTGCATGTTGA
- a CDS encoding TolC family protein, whose product MLCLSTLWLTGLLLPTPAHTTSIRLHEIKTTDSFTTSSLSLPRTITTKETEDQATTEFFSPGSTRSEPDILKVYKALFKQTWEQSPDIQVARKMKQQKAAEQYTAWANRISPQLDFEIAQKRFLNKDLADDTIQTSLEEEVPYTDGKDITDWNFDLDIPLYRRPLSLAIDVSRIEYELAANNLEIKTRELDARLHELLGNYMVASYNLHNLENSIFISGEHVNKIQRGYDLRDQTKLALLRAQANLKELEARRDLNGQRRDTTFRELLDFTAIPENDPTWHWLKELLNSEQRTAGCINSFSALQTGTEKMQPFLTEALTEAELRDFFVNNSLLYKKILLERNLGKIKAKKYTQQEWPALFVRGEFDRKADTQFNDYNGEGSIGLVLSVPLFSGGTIFSNIKTETMASDITSIEEHSTILRTFNSIANKKKTISSLRDIYEKQQIHLQQQQEIVRLSLKSYQIKQTSMQDLLTSKNRLIDAKNLLMQTTTDLGVLLRQFAWELGTPFPAP is encoded by the coding sequence GTGTTGTGTTTAAGTACACTGTGGCTGACAGGATTATTACTTCCAACTCCTGCCCATACAACATCCATCCGTCTTCATGAGATCAAGACGACAGATTCTTTTACCACCAGCAGCCTTTCACTACCGAGAACTATAACTACAAAAGAAACAGAAGACCAGGCAACAACTGAATTTTTCAGCCCCGGTTCAACACGTTCCGAGCCCGATATTCTCAAGGTATATAAAGCACTGTTCAAGCAAACCTGGGAACAATCACCTGATATTCAGGTTGCCAGGAAAATGAAACAACAGAAAGCAGCAGAGCAATACACCGCCTGGGCCAACAGAATTTCCCCACAACTCGATTTTGAAATTGCTCAGAAACGTTTCCTGAACAAAGACCTAGCCGACGACACCATACAGACCAGCCTTGAAGAAGAAGTCCCATACACTGACGGAAAGGATATAACAGACTGGAATTTTGATCTGGATATTCCTCTCTACCGCCGTCCCCTTTCACTGGCTATTGATGTATCACGGATAGAATACGAGCTCGCAGCCAATAATCTTGAAATTAAAACCCGTGAACTTGATGCCCGGCTCCATGAATTGCTTGGGAACTACATGGTTGCCTCCTACAACCTGCATAATCTCGAAAACTCCATTTTTATTTCCGGTGAACATGTTAACAAAATTCAGCGTGGTTACGATTTACGGGACCAGACCAAACTGGCCCTACTGAGAGCTCAGGCGAACCTGAAGGAACTTGAAGCCAGAAGAGACCTCAACGGACAGAGACGTGACACCACATTTCGGGAGCTTCTCGATTTCACTGCTATCCCCGAGAATGACCCCACTTGGCACTGGCTAAAAGAACTTCTTAACAGTGAACAACGTACAGCAGGCTGTATTAACAGCTTTTCAGCATTACAGACAGGCACTGAAAAGATGCAGCCATTTCTGACTGAAGCATTAACGGAGGCGGAGCTACGTGATTTTTTTGTAAACAACAGCCTGCTCTATAAAAAGATTCTCCTCGAACGTAATCTCGGCAAAATCAAAGCAAAAAAATATACGCAACAGGAATGGCCGGCACTCTTCGTACGAGGAGAGTTTGACAGAAAAGCAGACACGCAGTTTAACGACTACAACGGTGAGGGCTCCATTGGCCTGGTTCTAAGCGTACCACTCTTCAGTGGCGGAACAATATTCAGTAATATCAAAACAGAAACTATGGCTTCCGATATTACTTCCATAGAAGAACATTCAACTATTTTAAGAACCTTCAATTCCATTGCCAATAAGAAAAAAACAATTTCCAGCTTACGCGATATATATGAAAAACAGCAAATCCACCTGCAGCAGCAGCAGGAGATTGTACGACTATCCCTCAAGTCCTACCAGATCAAGCAGACTTCCATGCAGGATCTCCTCACCAGTAAAAACCGCCTGATTGACGCAAAAAACCTTCTTATGCAAACCACCACTGATCTGGGTGTTCTACTTCGACAATTTGCCTGGGAACTGGGTACACCCTTCCCTGCTCCATAG
- the cas2 gene encoding CRISPR-associated endonuclease Cas2 — translation MFVLVSYDVKTSDSGGSKRLRRVAKTCKDYGQRVQYSVFECIVDPAQWAVLRQRLLDEFDPKADSLRFYFLGSNWHNKVEHVGAKKAIDMEGILLV, via the coding sequence ATGTTTGTTTTGGTGAGTTATGATGTGAAGACAAGTGATTCAGGTGGATCAAAGAGATTGCGTAGAGTAGCCAAGACGTGTAAGGATTACGGGCAGCGTGTACAATACTCAGTATTTGAATGTATAGTTGACCCAGCCCAATGGGCAGTGCTGCGACAAAGATTGCTTGATGAATTTGACCCAAAGGCTGATAGCCTGAGATTTTATTTCTTAGGTTCAAATTGGCACAATAAGGTCGAGCATGTTGGGGCTAAGAAGGCCATTGATATGGAGGGGATTTTATTAGTTTGA
- the cas1c gene encoding type I-C CRISPR-associated endonuclease Cas1c, whose amino-acid sequence MKKHLNTLFVTTQGAYLAKEGETVVVKVEKEIRLRLPIHTLESIVCFGNVGASPFLMGFCGERGITFSFLTEYGKFLARVQGAVSGNVLLRRQQYRSADDLDFSARIATSFVTAKIANCRHNLKRILRDHGERIDCEAIQEAIRRLNNSLGRLKADLDLDMVRGVEGDSGHVYFQVLDHMIVKQKDEFYFTKRSRRPPLDLVNCLLSFLYMILMNDVRSALECVGLDPAVGFLHRDRPGRFGLALDMMEEFRPWVDRIVLSLINLGQVKAKGFKVSNGGGVRMDDETRKIVLTAYQKKKQEVLVHAFVDEKMPVGLLFHTQALLLARFFRGDLDGYPPMIWR is encoded by the coding sequence ATGAAAAAGCACTTGAATACTCTTTTTGTGACTACTCAGGGGGCATACCTTGCCAAAGAGGGTGAAACTGTTGTTGTGAAAGTAGAGAAGGAGATTCGTCTTCGTCTACCTATTCATACTTTGGAGTCGATTGTCTGCTTTGGGAATGTCGGTGCCAGCCCATTTCTAATGGGATTTTGTGGCGAGCGTGGGATTACTTTTAGTTTTTTGACTGAGTATGGAAAATTCTTGGCCAGGGTGCAGGGCGCAGTATCCGGTAATGTGTTGCTTCGTCGTCAACAGTATCGAAGTGCAGATGATCTGGATTTCTCAGCCAGGATCGCTACCTCTTTTGTGACTGCCAAAATAGCAAATTGTAGACATAATTTAAAACGTATCCTTCGAGATCATGGTGAACGGATTGATTGTGAGGCTATTCAGGAGGCGATTCGGCGGTTGAATAATTCACTGGGACGTTTGAAAGCGGATTTGGATTTAGATATGGTTCGTGGAGTAGAGGGAGATAGTGGTCATGTCTACTTCCAGGTATTGGATCATATGATAGTAAAGCAGAAGGATGAATTTTATTTCACGAAGAGGTCGCGTCGCCCGCCTTTAGATCTTGTGAATTGTCTACTTTCTTTTCTCTACATGATATTGATGAACGATGTTCGGTCTGCGTTGGAGTGTGTAGGCCTTGATCCTGCAGTGGGCTTTTTGCATCGTGATCGTCCAGGGCGCTTTGGGCTGGCTCTTGACATGATGGAAGAGTTTCGACCCTGGGTGGATAGGATTGTCCTTTCTCTTATAAATCTTGGTCAGGTAAAGGCAAAAGGCTTTAAAGTGAGTAATGGCGGTGGGGTGCGGATGGATGATGAAACGAGGAAGATCGTTTTAACAGCTTATCAGAAGAAAAAGCAGGAAGTATTGGTGCATGCTTTTGTGGATGAAAAAATGCCAGTGGGTCTGCTTTTCCATACCCAGGCCTTGTTGCTAGCTCGGTTTTTCAGGGGTGATCTGGATGGCTACCCACCAATGATTTGGAGATGA
- the cas4 gene encoding CRISPR-associated protein Cas4 yields the protein MTQMFTEDNLHMLSALQHLLFCPRQCALIHIEQLWEENRLTAEGRIMHERVHKAGRESRKDKRIEYDLPLHSLELGIAGRADVVEFYKIDKGWQPFPVEYKRGKAKKDDSDRVQLCAQAICLEEMLGIEIEKGAMFYGTTHRRLEVVFDNRLRQKTRDTSERLHLLLASKQTPKPEYSNKCKSCSFESLCLPKVLSKRKKVAHYLEKMLK from the coding sequence ATGACACAAATGTTTACTGAAGATAACTTACACATGCTTTCAGCTCTTCAGCATCTGCTGTTTTGTCCAAGGCAATGTGCTCTTATTCATATTGAACAACTTTGGGAGGAAAACAGGTTGACGGCTGAAGGGCGAATCATGCATGAGCGGGTGCATAAAGCAGGTCGGGAATCGCGTAAAGATAAAAGAATTGAGTATGATCTTCCTTTACATTCTTTGGAATTAGGCATAGCCGGACGGGCAGATGTCGTGGAGTTTTATAAGATAGATAAGGGGTGGCAGCCATTTCCAGTGGAATATAAACGGGGGAAAGCAAAAAAGGATGATTCTGATAGGGTTCAACTTTGTGCCCAGGCAATTTGCTTAGAGGAAATGCTGGGGATAGAGATTGAAAAAGGAGCTATGTTTTATGGGACAACACACCGTCGTTTGGAGGTCGTCTTTGATAACAGGCTTCGGCAAAAGACTCGGGATACCAGTGAAAGGCTTCATCTATTGTTGGCATCAAAACAAACCCCAAAACCTGAATATAGCAATAAATGTAAGAGTTGTTCTTTTGAATCCCTCTGCCTGCCCAAAGTGCTTTCGAAGAGAAAAAAAGTGGCCCACTATCTGGAGAAGATGCTGAAATGA